In Corvus moneduloides isolate bCorMon1 chromosome 6, bCorMon1.pri, whole genome shotgun sequence, the sequence GCTCCTCGGTCCGCCGGGCAGGGCAGCGCCACGCCGGCCTCCGGGCAAGGTTCGGCCGCTCGGCGCTGGAGGCAGCCCGGGGGGCGGTGACGGCTCCCCCACTGCAGCCGTGGGCCCCGCCGGGCTCACAGCCTCGGTCAGGCCTTGACGGCGGCACggcctctccctgctgctgctggcgctCCAAGTAAcatctcccttttcccctctcccgTCTGCGAGAAGGTGATGATGGCGTTGGGGACACTCTTGAGgaagccgccgccgccgccgggcggTTGTAGAGCCTTCTGGGGATGGCTGAATGCCGTGTTCAACAAGTAAGAGTGAGTCGCTGGTTAATAATTAACTATCAGATCCCTCAAATTTTCTGCGCGGTTTGTGAAGAAGAACAATCAAGTCCCTATACTGCAGAAAACGTTTTCTGTCATTAACTCTCCTCTTTCCCCCCAGATTGCATGTTGGTTGTTGGCAAGGCGTCATTCCGTACCTGCTTCCCCTTCCAAAGCTGTGACCTTCCAGAGGAAGGTGTGTGCCCCGCCCCTTCCCTGGAACGGCCAAGGCAAGCCGGCTACGCGGATCCCATCCCTAAATCCTGGTCTTCTTTGACCCCAAAGCTCACCTTAACCAGTAGCACAGTTTTCGTCCTTCCTGACACGGAAGGAAACAGTCAGGAGAGTTAAGTCCGGTTGTATTTGTATTCTTCTTTTACCAAAAAGCATCTGCCacttaagttaaaaaaaaccccacaccagaCTAAGCACCACACAATCCAAAAATTACCCGTAAACCATTTTCAGTAAATTACATCCTTCCTGTTCTGACTGTGCACGTAACCAGGTATTTGCTGGGGAGCTTTAGTGTCGTCCATGCAGTAACTGTGCCGTGCAGTAATTACAGTAATTACAGCCGTGCTGTGGGTGCTCTCTGTGTCGTGCAGGGTGGACCATGAGCGCATCCGAGCCGTGGGCCCCGACCGGGCGGCCTCGGAGTGGCTGCTGCGCTGCGGGGCCCTGGTGAGGTACCAGGGCTCTCCCAAGTGGCAGCAGGACTACAACGGGCTCCCCACGGGGCCCCTGGGCAAGTACAAGATCGAAGCCATCAATGCCACCGACTCCTGCATCATGTACAGAGGATTTGACTACCTGGGTAATGTACACCCTGAGATTATTCTTAATGGTCTTCATTTTAATTGCACCAAAATATCAGTAATGGcactgttttctccttccttaaCAAGATACAGATAAATCTTtattggttttttcccctttaaaattACTCTACAAATATTTATCAGTCCCTAAGGTTTTGCTGGAGGTGTGGTATGAATTGGAAAGACATTGGGAACTTCAGCTTTTACCTAAAGCATCCGTAGCTCTAAGGAAGTGCCACAAATTTCGATGAATTCATAGCAAAAAGCActataaatactattttttgcCTGCACCAGGGGATGATTTTGGTGTCTCTGAAGTTGTAATTCTGCTCATTCTCCAGGCATTTATGATGTcttcaaagacaaaaagcaaGCTCTCGGTTTCTTACAAAATAAGAGATTAAGCAAGTGTTTCAGGTGGTCTTTAAATAACAGAAACCAAAAGGGGGAACaggctgttttattttttcataggCGGGGACCCCGAATTTCTGACATTAGCACATTCCTATGTGAGAGTCATAGTTTAGTACCCAAAATTGTATAGGTTTTTTGTTACTTGCCCATTTCAAAGCTCTGTAAATCTTACCAAAATTATTCAAACCCTGAGGTTTTCCTATATCTGAAGTACCACAAAGGGACTTTGGAGATTCGTAGCCCCACTGTATAAAGGAATGTGTTGCTGGGTGGTTTTAGGGGCAGCTATCAAATAACTTAACAACCAGCACAGGTTGGTCCTGGAATTCTGAAGCAAATCCTCACCTTTGCCTTTGCAGATGGCCTGGAGCACGTTACAGATATCAAGCTGGAGAAGTGCATGTACATACAGGATGAGTGTCTGCAGAGGCTCAGCGAGACCAGCAACCTCCAGAAGAGTCTCCAGCAGCTGAAGATCATTTCCTGTGGGAATGTCACAGACAAAGGCATCCTTGCACTCCACAAGCTGACGTACGTGAGCTGCCGTGCGCTTCCACAGCACCCTGCTCCGGGCTCTTTGGCACTGTGGTGGGTGGAAGGGCTGCAGTCTCACTGTTTCAGGGCCGTTTCAGacctgtggggctgtggggtggctgGGTTTGGCTCAAGAATAAGTAATTAATGATCACCTTGGCTTCTCTTGCTGacccctctcctgcagcagctttgcagggcAGGATTTGACTGTGTCCTGTAGGTTTTAATGCTTCCTCCACCTCACACTGCTTCCTGTCACGCCATCATCTGGTGCCTCAGGGTCTCGGGGCAGACCTGGGTGCTCAGGAATGGGATGCAGTTGGATACTGCAGCTACAAACCCCAAGCATCCACTTCAGAAACAAACTTCCAGTAGAATCAGTCACCATTTAAAATACTCAAAACAACTGCAGTAGAATAATTTCTCTGATTTGTCTGTCAGCACAGTTCAACAGTAGTTGCccatattatttttaaatatttacaggaACCTTGAATATTTATATCTGAGTGACCTTCCTGGgatcagagagaaagaaaagaccTTCCGGGTCCTTCAGCAGGCACTGCCGaacctggagctggagctggatttGGAATAAACACAACAGCACGTAACTGAGATGTATGTGATTTCCTAGCATTTATCTTATGTTGCATAAATGAAGTTGTAGACACTGCTGTGTTTCCAGTGTGGAAGTAAGCCCAGCTTTCTCAGTCCAGCCTCAAAAGCTGTACGTGACCTTTTAAGAAATTATGCAATTAAGTTTTATTAAGCTTAAACTCAGTGGTGGATCAACAACAGACAAGGCAGGCCTCTGCACATAGGCAtctgtttcctgtttttctaGGAAGCTCTGAATACCTCAGaagttttcagcattttattgcACAGAAGCAAAGTGCAGAGTGGCAGTAGGGGAATGTTGGGGTGTGTGCAGTCAGCGTGTGGTGTTGCTGCTGTTCCCTCTGGGAGTATCTCACCCAGTCGGTGGGTGCTGATTTAATAATAAAAGAGGTATGGATCTTTTTTGTGTTCTTCACACTTTtgagttttgtttggtttaaaaGGAATGATCTACAGGCAGTCAGGGTCACCTCCTCAGGAGCACTGAGCTGCTGAAGGGAACATGGCTGTTTGTGCAGCTCTTGGGTGCAGCCTTGGGCATGCTTTTGCTGTGTGCCtgctgcagtggggatactgcaacatacatataccaaaccaggagtcccgtggaaaggaaatatatttggacagacagattcttgatagctgtttcagagagatgtttatttctccagccgcatggccggagctctgccgaggaactgttccagtcatgggaccaagggtccttcttaagaattaaatcccaagaaacatagaaaaagttcttaaacaaccatgccaggaagtgtttcagttctttttgaacttgaatcaagctaaaatttacaaatcgttgttcaagaatcattttaagtttaagataaatgtccatatgcggctctgagagccaagagtcttcccatgGTTCCTCCATAGAATCCGTCCatattatttcctttccatgggactcctggtttgatatatgcatgttgcagtatccccactaCAACATGTGCCGACATGGACTAAAGCAgttctgtgcagctctggagttGCATCCTCATAATTCCTGATAAATAAAAGTCATTGAGaattgttgaggttggaaaagtcctctgagatcatggagtccagccattccccagcactgccaaggccaccactgccccatgtccccaagtgtcacatccacacagcttttaaatccctccagggatggggactccaccgctgccctgggcagctgtgccagggctggacagccctttccatgaagagatttttccccgatatccaatctaaacctcccctggcccagcctgaggctgttccctctcctcctgtccctgttccctgccagcagagcccgacccccccggctgccccctcctgtcagggacttgtgcagagccacaaggtcccccctgagcctcctttgctccagcctgagcccctttcccagctccctcagcagctcctggtgttccagccccttcccagctcagcagctcgTCCTGGGTGgatgctgccaccaggatatcatccatgtaatggtaaCAGTGTGCCTCAGGAAACTGCTCACGGACTCTGGACAAAGCCTGAGCAACATACCATTGGCAGATAgtcgggctgttcttcatgccctgAGGTAGAACCTTCCATTGATATCTCATCacaggttcagcattgttaactgcaggcacagtaaaagcaaattttggtttgtcattaGGGTGCAATGGAATTGTGAAAAAGCAATCCTtcaaatcaatgatcaggattTCCCACCCCGTTGGAATCATGGTGGGTGAGGGCATAGCAGGCTGCAATGGCCCCATACTTTCCATCACTGCACTGATTTTTCGGAGATCCTGCAACAATCTCCacttccctggtttttttttaattacaaaaacagGGGTGTTCCAGGGACTGGTAGAAGGCTCAATGTGTCCCTGTTGTAATTGTTTTTGAACCAACTTACGAAGGGCAACTCatttctcttttggtaggggccactgcgaTTCCCAGATGGGTTTGTTTACTagccactgcaaaggcagtgtaggatactgtgcatCCTTCTGCACCGTGACCCCCATCAAAAGTGCATCCCAATCCCCACCCCacaagctgccaacacatcccgcccCGAAGAGGTTAAGCGGAGCTGCAGTGACGTAGGGCTGAACTGTAGCTGTTTGCAACACCTCCGGCAGCGCTGCCACCTGCAGCAAAACGTCCCGCGGAGCCGCCAAGACATCTGCCATAGGCGGCTGCACCGGGAAACATCCGGATACTGGTGCATGTCCCGGATGGCCGGGTGCTGTGTACGCAGGTGCAGAGCACCGAGGCGCTGGAGGCGTCGTCGTGGAAGAGCAGGGCGCCATGGGCGCTCCCGGGAGCGGCGCGGGAGGGCCTTGCGGTGCCGCCCGGGCCCGGTGTGGAGGGGCAGGCGGCAGTGCCAGGGCCGACTGTGGAGCGGCCCACGGCGGCGAGACCGACGCCGCCAGGACACCCCCTGCATGcgcagggaagaaaggtgaaaagttcagaaggaggaagaccctttacttcatcccagagacccctgcccacgagCACCAGACGACCCTGCGCAAGCACAGCacagatgtaaatgacttttgggctcgTTGTAATACGAAGTGAGGCTAGGCGGGGCGAGGTAATGATATGTATAGGtgtattgggaaacttaatgactatggaacttgtaacccgatatacaccgagctgaatgcagctgtcggcacgcaTGGCTTTGGAGGAATTATCCCCCGtgtgtcccagcactggaataaacatacctactttacttATTCCAGCGGTGGAGTCTTTTCCATATATCAGTCACCTTCTGAACCTTCACCCTCAGATCTGTCAGAGCCTGGtaattctcttccttctcctcctgctgtcCACTTCTGCATTATATCATATAGGGACCCCCACGTATGGAGCAAGTCGACTACGGTCTTATCCCCGAACACGGTCTCATGAATTAACTTATCCCCTAACAGTTTCCAAGCTTCTGGGCTAAAGGCAGTGTCAGGGTCTGCTACAAAGTCACGTTCTACTGCCCAATTTAGCAGTTCACAGAGAGCCTCGTCACTTATGTCAGCTCCCGCGATCGTTATCACGGATTTGAAGGCAGAAAATACCGTGCTTTCTTTTGAGGATTTGTGCCCCATCTTTTCAGCTCAGGGTTCCGTCCCCGCGGCCCGGGGGATGCAGTTGCGGCTGTAGTACGCGTCGCACGTCACCAGATGTCGCTGCTGCACCGGGGACGGCGAGAAGAACGACACACAATTCAAGTCCAGgataaaatgggattatttaattaattacaaactCGTTTATATAACTTGGATGGCAAGAATGGCTAAGGCTATTGGTCGCTTGACCAT encodes:
- the DMAC2L gene encoding ATP synthase subunit s, mitochondrial — its product is MMALGTLLRKPPPPPGGCRAFWGWLNAVFNKVDHERIRAVGPDRAASEWLLRCGALVRYQGSPKWQQDYNGLPTGPLGKYKIEAINATDSCIMYRGFDYLDGLEHVTDIKLEKCMYIQDECLQRLSETSNLQKSLQQLKIISCGNVTDKGILALHKLTNLEYLYLSDLPGIREKEKTFRVLQQALPNLELELDLE